The Bacteroidota bacterium DNA window GGCCAAGCAGTCGCCCATCGACGCGCTCGACGACACGGAGAGCCTCTATTTCTTCCGCGGCTCCGGTCTCGGCCTCGACATCGGCGCGCACTACGAGGAGGTGTTGCCCAACGTGAACGCGGGCCTCGCCATCTTCAACCTGATCGGCGGCGGCGTCGATCTGAACTTCGAGGGCGGGCGTATCCCCTTCGACGACTCCGAGTCAACCGGGCCGTTTGAGATTCTCTTCGGCGTGTCCGAGCCGACCGACGCCTCGCCGCTGTCGGCAGCCGACTCGCTGGAGTTCCAGGAACTGGAGGCCCGGTTCGCGGAGCGGTCGGCGGCGCCCATCGTGCGCCTCGGAGCAGCCTACGACCTCGACCTCGACCTCGCGAACTCGGCCCTGTCTGGCGTCTCGATTGCGCTCGACTATACGAGCCGCTCCACGTCAGAGTTCACGCAGCCGTTCGGGGCGCACTGGCGGCTGGGCGTGGGCTTCGAGTTGGTGAACATCGTCCATGCACGGGCAGGCTACGCCCAGGGCTACCCCGCACTCGGCGTCGGTATCGACACGCGCTTCGCGCAGTTTGACTACGCCTTTTTCAGCGTCGAGGATGGCCGGCTGCCAGGTCAGCTCCGCCGCTCGAACCACCGCTTCCAGATGCGATTTGGACTGTTTTAGCAGCTCGCACCCGAGTACCGTTGGCAGTCAGCCCTCGCTCCGCAGCACGTCGAGCGGGGGGCGTTCGAGCAGGCCGCGGCTGCCCGCGAGGCCGATGGCGACGGTGAGTAGCGGCACGCCGACGAGGACGCCGACGAGCGAGGCCCAGCCGATCTCGAAGGTGGTGAGCAGGAACGCATAGCGCGCGATGGCCCAGGCCGCCCCGAGCGCGAGGATGCCGCCTGTGATGGCCGCGAGGAGGCCGAGCAGCGCGTATTCGGCCACGAAGATGCGGCGCACCTGCGGGCGGCTCGCGCCCAGGGTGCGTAGCAGCACGGCTTCCTGGATGCGCTGGAGCCGCGCCACCAAGACCGCCCCGGCGAGCACCACCAGGCCCGTCCCGATGGAGAAGAAGGCCATAAACTGTAGCACGAACGCCACCCGGTCGAGAACCCGCTCGATGAGGCCGATCACAAGGCCCACGTCCACGACGGAGACGTTCGGGTAGGCGCGTACGACGGCCCGCTGCACCCGCGCCGAGGCATCCTCGGAGCCTGCCCGTGCCGTGAGCGTCCCGAAGCGCGGCGCGTCGTCGAGGGGGCCGGCGGGGAAGACGGCGAAGAAGTTGAGCTGCGGGCGCGCCCAGTCGACCCGGCGGAGGCCCGCGATTTCCGTCTCCATCGGCACGCCTTGCACGTCCCACGTCAGCCGCGAGCCGACGCCGATGCGCAGGTCGCGCGCGAGTTCGTCCTCGAAGGTGATCGGCACGACCGCGGCGTCGGCGGGGACTTCGCCCACGAAGCGGCCTTCGACGAGTTCTTCGGTGTCGGTGAGTTCCGAGCGGTACGTCGAGCGGTACTCGTGCCGGAGCGCCCAGCGGGCGTCATAGTTGAGTGCCGCCGAGTCCTCGCGGATCTCCTCCACGGAGCGCCCGTCGATGGCGCGCAGCCGCATCGTCACGAGCGGCGTCTGCTCCAGCACCTCGACGCCGTTCTCCTCGACGAGGGCGGCGATGCCGTCCTGCTGGTCGGCCTGGATGTCGAAGAGGATGAGGTCGGGGCGCTCGTCGCCGTCGGGGACCGAGACGCGGTCGAGCAGGACGTGCTCGGTGAGCAGTAGCGTGAGGATGAGGAACGTGCCGAGGCCGAGCGTGAGCAGCAGCACGAGCGTCTGGTTGCCGGGGCGGTAGAGGTTGGCGAGCCCCTGCCGGAGCGTGTACGACGCCCCGCGCGGGACGAGCCGCCGCGCCACCGCGCGCACCACCGCCGCCGCGAGCGTGAGCGCCCCGAGCGCCGCGGCCGTGCCACCAACGAAGAACGCCGCGTTGCGCCATGACCCGAGTTGCACGTACGCAAACCCCACAACCGCCGCCACGAGCACGCCGAGCGCGAGCCAGCGCCACGGATCGCGCCGCGCCGAGACGGGCACTGCATCCGAGCGGATGGCACGCAATGGAGGCACGCGGCGCACGGCGAGCAGCGGCAAGAGCGCGAAGAGGAGTGCCACGCCCAGCCCCACCGCGAGGCCTTGGAAGACGGCCGGCCACACGAGCGCGATCTCCACGTCCACGGGGAGAAAGGCACCGAGAACGGCGGGGAGGAGGTACTGTACGCCCACGCCCAGCACCGCGCCGAGCGTCGCTCCGGCGAGGCCCATCGCGGCGGCTTGGAGCGCGTAGACGGCGAGCGCTTGCCCGCCTGTGGCGCCGAGACAGCGCAGCGTGGCGACGGTGTCGAGCTTCTGGCGGATGTAGACGTGGACCGCGCTCGCCACGCCGAGCCCGCCGAGCAGCAGCGCCACGAAGCCGACTAGTTCGAGGTAGCGCCCGAGGTCGCCAAGCGCCTCACTCCATTCCTGCTCCACGCTCGCGAGCGTCTCGACGTCGAGGTTGCGCGCGCGGAAGCTGGCCGCGAACGTCTCACGGGCACGCTCCGGTAGCGCCTCGTCAACGTCAGCGCCGTCGAAGGCGAGATAGCGGGCATAGTCCACGCGGCTCCCGGCGGTGAGGAGCGCCGGGTCGAGGTTCTGGTAGGGGAGGTAGACGCGCGGCCCGACGAGTTCGGCCATGTCGGTCTGCCCCGTCACGCCGTCCACGCGCCCCGCGATGCGGTACGTCCGCTGCCCAACCTGCACGGAGTCGCCGACCTCGACGCCGTACTGCAGCATGAGCGACGCCGCCACGAGCGCCTCGTCCTGCTCTTGAAAGCGGCTAAGCGCGTCGTCGGGCGTCGTCTCGATAGCGCCGTAGAGCGGAAACGCACCCTCGATGGCGCGGACGTTCACGAGCCGCGTTCCGCCCGCGAGGCTGTCGCGTTCCGGTGCCGGAAAGAGCGCCATCGATGCGAACGAGGCCTCCCCAGCTTGCCGCCCTGGAAACGCCGCGAGCACGGAGTCGATCAGCACCTCGCTGTCGTCCGAGAACGGCTGCCGCGACTCGATTTCGAGGTCGGCCCCGAACAGCTCGCGCGCCTGCGCTGTCACCGACGCCTCGACGTTGGCTCCGAACGAGCGGATTGCCACGAGTGCCGCCACGCCGAGCGCCATCGACGCGACGAAGAGGAAGAGCCGCCGCCGCATCCGTCGGCTGTCGCGCCACGCGGTGTTGAGGATGAACATGCGTTTGGAGACGGGGAAAGGGAGAGACTGGGAGTTGGGAGGGGTTACGGGCAATAATCGACTCCGGAGGCCCCAGTGGTGCCATCCTGAACTCGTTTCAGGATCTCTGACGGTTGAGGTGCGACGTGGCACCTTTGAGATGCTGAATCAAGTTCAGCATGACAAGAGGGAAGGCAGACTCAAGGCATAACGATTTGCCCAGAACGGCTCGCTGTCTCCTCGTCTCGTCGACTCTCCGGCTCCTCTACCCGTCCCGACCGGA harbors:
- a CDS encoding FtsX-like permease family protein, which gives rise to MFILNTAWRDSRRMRRRLFLFVASMALGVAALVAIRSFGANVEASVTAQARELFGADLEIESRQPFSDDSEVLIDSVLAAFPGRQAGEASFASMALFPAPERDSLAGGTRLVNVRAIEGAFPLYGAIETTPDDALSRFQEQDEALVAASLMLQYGVEVGDSVQVGQRTYRIAGRVDGVTGQTDMAELVGPRVYLPYQNLDPALLTAGSRVDYARYLAFDGADVDEALPERARETFAASFRARNLDVETLASVEQEWSEALGDLGRYLELVGFVALLLGGLGVASAVHVYIRQKLDTVATLRCLGATGGQALAVYALQAAAMGLAGATLGAVLGVGVQYLLPAVLGAFLPVDVEIALVWPAVFQGLAVGLGVALLFALLPLLAVRRVPPLRAIRSDAVPVSARRDPWRWLALGVLVAAVVGFAYVQLGSWRNAAFFVGGTAAALGALTLAAAVVRAVARRLVPRGASYTLRQGLANLYRPGNQTLVLLLTLGLGTFLILTLLLTEHVLLDRVSVPDGDERPDLILFDIQADQQDGIAALVEENGVEVLEQTPLVTMRLRAIDGRSVEEIREDSAALNYDARWALRHEYRSTYRSELTDTEELVEGRFVGEVPADAAVVPITFEDELARDLRIGVGSRLTWDVQGVPMETEIAGLRRVDWARPQLNFFAVFPAGPLDDAPRFGTLTARAGSEDASARVQRAVVRAYPNVSVVDVGLVIGLIERVLDRVAFVLQFMAFFSIGTGLVVLAGAVLVARLQRIQEAVLLRTLGASRPQVRRIFVAEYALLGLLAAITGGILALGAAWAIARYAFLLTTFEIGWASLVGVLVGVPLLTVAIGLAGSRGLLERPPLDVLRSEG